Proteins found in one Mytilus edulis chromosome 2, xbMytEdul2.2, whole genome shotgun sequence genomic segment:
- the LOC139512515 gene encoding uncharacterized protein — MSGWDSYVTSVRDLSAVGECVGAGIYGNDGSKWASTEGVNIMADEIQKARTWLDDKEGSDYTHGITLDGNPYTFLRHLEDSAGTMALKRKHREGETLNDKQMYQAFIAGSKTAVMVALFVGGKRGNETAGVKRMSDLIEYLKSNNM, encoded by the coding sequence ATGTCAGGTTGGGATTCATACGTCACAAGTGTTAGAGATCTATCGGCAGTAGGTGAATGTGTCGGCGCAGGAATATATGGTAACGATGGAAGTAAATGGGCAAGTACTGAAGGAGTAAATATAATGGCAGATGAAATCCAAAAGGCACGTACATGGCTGGATGACAAAGAAGGCAGTGACTACACACACGGGATAACTCTTGATGGTAACCCCTACACGTTCCTCCGACATCTTGAAGATAGTGCagggacaatggctttgaaaaGGAAACACAGAGAAGGAGAAACACTGAATGATAAACAAATGTACCAGGCATTCATAGCAGGATCAAAAACAGCAGTCATGGTGGCTCTCTTTGTAGGAGGAAAGAGAGGCAATGAAACTGCTGGAGTAAAAAGAATGTCGGACctcattgaatatttaaaaagtaataaTATGTAA